A section of the Agrobacterium tumefaciens genome encodes:
- a CDS encoding OsmC family protein encodes MADGGKVKLRPVGARAEVARLGRPSVSTVTGGRIDIVTGVSEPGFNPIDLLYSSLAACLALSARIAASRLGFLERFKGVVVEVTGEKSAEEPYRIIRFDIGIKVHGDLDTEKRNAIAHLAEEICTVSNTLKGDTEFAVSVTG; translated from the coding sequence ATGGCGGATGGTGGGAAGGTAAAGTTGCGGCCCGTTGGGGCGAGAGCGGAGGTGGCGCGGCTAGGCCGCCCGTCCGTTTCCACTGTCACGGGCGGCCGCATCGATATAGTGACCGGGGTGTCCGAGCCCGGCTTCAATCCGATCGACCTTCTTTATTCATCACTTGCCGCGTGTCTTGCGCTGAGCGCCCGGATCGCCGCTAGCCGGCTGGGTTTTCTGGAGCGCTTTAAGGGGGTTGTCGTTGAAGTCACCGGCGAAAAATCGGCCGAGGAGCCGTATCGCATCATCCGTTTCGACATCGGCATCAAGGTCCACGGTGACCTCGATACGGAAAAACGCAACGCCATTGCTCATCTGGCCGAGGAGATCTGCACCGTCAGCAACACGCTGAAGGGCGATACGGAATTCGCAGTGTCCGTAACGGGCTGA
- the ccoN gene encoding cytochrome-c oxidase, cbb3-type subunit I, translated as MNYTLETAIVALGAFLALLGAAFAHDSLFAAHMWVLFFTLLVSTVLLLRRVSFAPVDPAVRARRNAEYFDEVVKYGVVATVFWGVVGFLVGVVVALQLAFPDLNIAPYFNFGRMRPLHTSAVIFAFGGNALIATSFYVVQRTCRARLFGGNLGWFVFWGYNLFIVMAATGYLLGITQGREYAEPEWYVDIWLTIVWVAYLLAFLGTILKRREPHIYVANWFYLSFIVTIAMLHIVNNLAIPVSFLGVKSYSAFSGVQDALTQWWYGHNAVGFFLTAGFLGMMYYFIPKQVNRPVYSYRLSIIHFWALIFMYIWAGPHHLHYTALPDWAQTLGMVFSIMLWMPSWGGMINGLMTLSGAWDKIRTDPIVRMMVMAVAFYGMATFEGPMMSIKAVNSLSHYTDWTIGHVHSGALGWNGMITFGAIYYLTPKLWGRERLYSLQLVNWHFWLATIGIVIYAAVMWVAGIQQALMWREYDTQGFLVYSFAESVAALFPYYVMRALGGLMFLSGALIMAYNVTMTILGHQREEGASKGAAPSLQPAE; from the coding sequence ATGAATTACACGTTAGAAACCGCGATCGTGGCCCTCGGGGCCTTTCTCGCGTTGCTCGGGGCAGCCTTTGCCCATGACAGTCTTTTCGCCGCCCATATGTGGGTGCTGTTCTTTACACTGCTGGTCAGCACGGTGCTTCTTTTGCGCCGTGTCTCCTTTGCGCCTGTCGATCCGGCCGTGCGCGCCCGTCGCAATGCCGAATATTTCGACGAGGTTGTGAAATACGGTGTGGTTGCCACCGTGTTCTGGGGTGTCGTCGGCTTTCTGGTGGGGGTGGTCGTCGCGTTGCAGCTTGCATTCCCCGATCTCAACATCGCACCCTATTTTAATTTCGGCCGCATGCGGCCGCTGCACACCTCGGCGGTGATCTTCGCTTTCGGGGGAAATGCGCTGATCGCGACCTCCTTTTATGTCGTGCAGAGAACCTGTCGTGCGCGTCTGTTCGGCGGCAATCTCGGCTGGTTCGTGTTCTGGGGCTATAACCTCTTCATCGTCATGGCCGCCACGGGCTATCTGCTCGGCATTACGCAGGGGCGCGAATATGCGGAGCCGGAATGGTACGTCGATATCTGGCTGACCATCGTCTGGGTCGCCTATCTCCTGGCATTCCTCGGCACCATTCTGAAGCGCAGGGAGCCGCATATCTATGTCGCCAACTGGTTCTACCTGAGCTTCATCGTGACGATTGCCATGCTGCATATCGTCAATAACCTCGCCATTCCCGTCTCGTTTCTTGGCGTCAAGAGCTACTCGGCTTTTTCGGGTGTGCAGGATGCGCTGACGCAATGGTGGTACGGCCATAACGCCGTCGGCTTCTTCCTGACTGCCGGCTTCCTCGGCATGATGTATTATTTCATCCCAAAGCAGGTGAACCGCCCGGTCTATTCCTACCGCCTGTCGATCATCCACTTCTGGGCGCTGATCTTCATGTATATCTGGGCCGGCCCGCACCACCTGCATTATACGGCTCTGCCGGACTGGGCGCAGACGCTGGGCATGGTGTTCTCGATCATGTTGTGGATGCCCTCATGGGGCGGCATGATCAATGGCCTGATGACGCTTTCGGGCGCATGGGACAAGATCCGTACAGACCCCATCGTTCGTATGATGGTGATGGCTGTTGCCTTCTACGGCATGGCCACCTTCGAAGGGCCGATGATGTCGATTAAGGCCGTCAACTCGCTCAGCCATTATACCGACTGGACCATCGGCCATGTGCATTCAGGCGCACTCGGCTGGAACGGCATGATCACCTTCGGTGCGATCTATTACCTGACGCCAAAACTTTGGGGCAGGGAGCGTCTCTACAGCCTGCAACTGGTCAACTGGCACTTCTGGCTGGCCACGATCGGCATCGTGATCTACGCCGCCGTTATGTGGGTTGCCGGTATCCAGCAGGCGCTGATGTGGCGCGAATACGATACCCAGGGCTTCCTCGTCTATTCCTTCGCGGAATCGGTCGCAGCGCTATTCCCTTACTACGTAATGCGTGCACTCGGCGGCCTGATGTTCCTCAGCGGCGCGCTGATCATGGCCTACAACGTCACCATGACCATCCTCGGTCATCAACGCGAGGAGGGCGCCAGCAAGGGCGCGGCTCCTTCGCTGCAGCCAGCTGAATAG
- a CDS encoding heparan-alpha-glucosaminide N-acetyltransferase has protein sequence MDTDAATNEPRRKGRIGGLDTLRGIALLAMASYHFTWNLEYFGYIEPGTATTGLWKLYARGIATSFLFLAGFSLFLAHGRGINWPSFGKRFAMVAGSALLITVATYVAFPDSFIFFGILHNIAAASLVGLLFLRAPAAVTLLAAAAAFILPQYVQSELFNVKWLAWIGFSTFPPRSNDYVPLLPWLAPFLGGLAVSQFVTPRGWLDRFREPSSPRNIVASAGRHSLAFYLIHQPVLIGIVYVLSLIAPPPPVDQVELYKSSCEKSCVEQAYGLELCQRFCGCTLEKIQAESLFDIMMEGKLNPDQQTKVSEVEQQCTVEAQ, from the coding sequence ATGGACACAGACGCAGCCACCAACGAACCACGCCGCAAAGGCCGCATCGGCGGGCTGGACACACTGCGCGGCATCGCACTCCTTGCGATGGCATCCTACCATTTCACCTGGAATCTCGAATATTTCGGCTATATCGAGCCTGGAACTGCGACGACCGGCCTATGGAAGCTCTATGCACGCGGCATCGCCACCTCGTTCCTGTTCCTTGCCGGTTTCAGCCTGTTTCTCGCGCACGGAAGGGGCATAAACTGGCCTTCCTTCGGCAAGAGGTTCGCAATGGTGGCGGGGTCGGCGCTGCTCATTACCGTCGCGACTTATGTCGCGTTTCCCGACAGTTTCATTTTCTTCGGCATATTGCATAACATCGCCGCAGCAAGTCTCGTCGGCCTGCTGTTCCTGCGGGCCCCGGCCGCCGTGACGTTACTCGCCGCGGCTGCCGCTTTCATTCTGCCGCAATATGTCCAATCCGAACTGTTCAACGTCAAATGGCTGGCATGGATAGGATTTTCGACCTTTCCGCCGCGCTCCAACGATTATGTGCCGCTGCTGCCGTGGCTTGCGCCCTTTCTTGGCGGTCTTGCCGTCTCCCAGTTCGTCACGCCGCGCGGCTGGCTGGACCGTTTTCGTGAGCCCAGTTCGCCACGCAATATCGTCGCCAGCGCTGGGCGGCATAGCCTTGCCTTCTACCTCATCCACCAGCCGGTGCTGATCGGTATCGTTTACGTCCTGTCCCTCATCGCGCCGCCGCCGCCCGTCGATCAGGTGGAGCTTTACAAATCGAGCTGCGAGAAAAGCTGCGTCGAGCAGGCCTACGGCTTGGAACTCTGCCAGCGTTTCTGCGGCTGCACGCTCGAAAAGATTCAGGCGGAAAGCCTGTTCGACATCATGATGGAAGGCAAACTCAACCCCGATCAGCAGACGAAGGTCAGCGAGGTAGAGCAACAGTGCACGGTTGAGGCGCAGTAG
- a CDS encoding Thivi_2564 family membrane protein, with amino-acid sequence MVTSTLVSILITFLVIVLVLWLIARLPVGGGAKQIAQVIVIIIGIISLLKYLAVF; translated from the coding sequence ATGGTTACATCTACGCTCGTCAGCATTCTGATCACCTTCCTGGTGATCGTGCTCGTCTTGTGGCTTATCGCGCGCCTGCCGGTCGGCGGTGGAGCGAAACAGATCGCACAGGTGATCGTCATCATCATCGGCATTATTTCACTGCTGAAATATCTCGCCGTCTTTTGA
- a CDS encoding CcoQ/FixQ family Cbb3-type cytochrome c oxidase assembly chaperone, with protein METYTAMRHFADSWGLLAMTLFFAGVVIFTLRPGSKRAADDAASIPLRED; from the coding sequence ATGGAAACCTACACGGCCATGCGCCATTTCGCCGACAGCTGGGGCCTGCTTGCCATGACCCTGTTTTTTGCCGGCGTCGTCATCTTCACGCTTCGCCCCGGCTCGAAAAGGGCCGCGGACGATGCGGCCAGCATTCCGCTCAGGGAGGACTGA
- a CDS encoding PAS domain-containing protein encodes MPGDKADSDDALGYFMWSITDNRLIMDKITAECHGFAEPVASRGVTIEAILERIDIEMRDAVAKAIFDSITTGVFFDQRYKVNLPDGSKRWVVAKGRAIFDAENTPFLGIGSVRDISLRKDFHFEPRQ; translated from the coding sequence GTGCCAGGGGATAAAGCGGATTCAGACGATGCGCTTGGTTATTTCATGTGGAGCATTACCGACAACAGGCTGATCATGGATAAGATCACCGCGGAATGTCACGGTTTTGCCGAGCCGGTTGCCTCACGCGGGGTAACGATCGAAGCGATCCTCGAAAGGATCGACATCGAGATGCGCGATGCGGTGGCGAAAGCCATATTCGATAGCATCACGACCGGCGTTTTTTTCGACCAGCGCTACAAGGTCAATCTGCCGGATGGTTCCAAGCGTTGGGTCGTCGCAAAGGGCAGGGCGATTTTCGACGCCGAAAACACGCCTTTTCTGGGCATTGGCAGCGTCAGGGATATTTCGCTGCGAAAGGACTTTCATTTTGAGCCTCGACAGTAG
- the cobU gene encoding bifunctional adenosylcobinamide kinase/adenosylcobinamide-phosphate guanylyltransferase — MADINRSVFILGGARSGKSRFAEELAGQSGGRLHYLATGRAWDDEMRDRITCHQEQRGAEWTTHEAPVDIVGVLQKLDDPENVILIDCLTLWLTNLMMEQADIEMAFAHLEAALAAAQAKLILVSNEVGLGIVPENRMAREFRDHAGRLHQRVAAVAGEVYFVAAGLPLKMKG, encoded by the coding sequence ATGGCTGATATAAACCGCTCCGTTTTCATTCTTGGCGGCGCGCGCTCCGGCAAGTCGCGTTTTGCCGAAGAGCTTGCCGGCCAGTCTGGCGGACGGCTGCACTATCTGGCGACCGGCCGTGCATGGGACGACGAGATGCGGGACCGTATCACCTGCCACCAGGAACAGCGCGGTGCGGAATGGACGACCCATGAAGCCCCGGTCGACATTGTCGGCGTGTTGCAAAAGCTGGACGATCCGGAAAACGTCATCCTCATCGATTGCCTGACATTGTGGCTGACGAATCTGATGATGGAGCAGGCCGATATCGAGATGGCCTTTGCGCATCTCGAAGCTGCCCTTGCGGCAGCGCAGGCAAAGCTGATCCTCGTTTCCAACGAGGTCGGACTCGGCATCGTTCCGGAAAATCGAATGGCCCGGGAATTCCGGGATCATGCCGGCAGGCTTCATCAACGAGTGGCTGCCGTTGCAGGCGAGGTCTATTTCGTCGCGGCCGGGTTGCCCCTCAAGATGAAGGGCTGA
- the lipB gene encoding lipoyl(octanoyl) transferase LipB has product MLTRTDIETNMLPADGSPPVRWRISDGLIPYEAAIVEMEREVAAIASGEADELVWLLEHPPLYTAGTSADESDLIEPNRFPVFAAGRGGEYTYHGPGQRVVYVMLDLKRRRQDVRAYVAALEDVIIRTLDKMNVRGERREDRVGVWVRRPEKPLLADGGMAEDKIAALGIRLRKWVSFHGLSINVDPDLSHFSGIVPCGISAYGVTSLVDLGLPVTVGDVDVFLREAFEEVFGPATSDVVTVPETVV; this is encoded by the coding sequence ATGCTCACACGCACTGATATCGAGACAAATATGCTGCCTGCTGACGGGTCGCCCCCGGTTCGCTGGCGAATCTCCGATGGTCTCATCCCTTACGAGGCGGCGATCGTAGAGATGGAGCGTGAGGTTGCCGCGATCGCTAGCGGCGAGGCCGACGAACTCGTCTGGCTTCTGGAACACCCGCCACTCTACACCGCCGGCACCAGCGCTGACGAATCCGACCTCATCGAGCCGAACCGCTTCCCCGTCTTTGCGGCGGGCCGTGGCGGTGAATATACCTATCATGGGCCGGGGCAACGTGTGGTCTACGTGATGCTCGACCTCAAACGCCGGCGGCAGGACGTCCGCGCCTATGTGGCTGCGCTCGAGGATGTTATCATCCGCACGCTGGACAAGATGAATGTACGCGGCGAGCGCCGCGAGGATCGCGTCGGCGTCTGGGTCCGACGCCCCGAAAAACCATTGCTTGCCGATGGCGGCATGGCGGAGGACAAGATCGCAGCGCTCGGCATACGCCTGCGTAAATGGGTGAGCTTTCACGGCCTGTCGATCAACGTCGATCCGGACCTCTCGCATTTCTCCGGAATCGTACCCTGCGGCATCAGCGCCTATGGCGTCACCAGCCTCGTTGATCTTGGATTGCCGGTTACGGTTGGCGATGTCGATGTGTTCCTGCGTGAGGCCTTTGAAGAAGTCTTCGGCCCCGCCACGTCAGATGTGGTGACGGTGCCCGAAACCGTCGTTTAA
- a CDS encoding MerR family transcriptional regulator, producing the protein MDKYYSITELTREFGVSTRTLRFYEDEGLIHPERRGRTRLFRAADRRLIQEILRGRRIGFTISEIREIIHVYKEPPGESGQLVLLMKKVDEKRAELRQKRKDIEETLAELDNVEEACLTRLAEIGVGT; encoded by the coding sequence TTGGACAAGTATTATAGCATAACCGAACTGACACGCGAATTCGGTGTATCGACCCGTACCTTAAGATTTTACGAGGATGAGGGGCTGATTCACCCGGAGCGTCGCGGGCGCACCCGGCTTTTCAGGGCTGCTGACCGTCGCCTCATTCAGGAAATCCTTCGCGGTCGCCGTATCGGTTTTACCATCTCCGAAATCCGCGAAATCATCCATGTTTATAAAGAACCGCCGGGCGAGTCGGGTCAGCTCGTGCTGCTGATGAAGAAGGTCGATGAAAAGCGCGCCGAATTGCGGCAGAAGCGCAAGGACATCGAAGAGACGCTGGCGGAGCTCGACAATGTCGAAGAAGCCTGTCTGACACGTCTTGCCGAGATCGGCGTAGGGACTTGA
- a CDS encoding FdhF/YdeP family oxidoreductase produces MSKKGFIGKASNAAGGWGALKSVGKRLLESGAPMSGARTLLKTNQPDGFDCPGCAWGDPEHGSSFEFCENGVKAVSWEATEARVPPDFFASHTVSALRGWSDYDLEKQGRLTHPMRFDRASDRYLPVSWEEAFTKIGGILKGLDSPDRAEFYTSGRASNEAAFLYQLMVRLYGTNNFPDCSNMCHEASGVGLKDAIGVGKGTVLLEDFEKTDAIFVIGQNPGTNHPRMLGDLRRAALRGARIAVFNPIREKGLERFADPQDKIEMITGGSTKIATNYYQPRQGGDMAAVRGMSKAVFAADEAARAAGKPAIIDYAFLAEHTAQFEDYRAAVEATNWESILDQSGLTREQIEEAASIYMEAGSVIATWAMGVTQHRHSVLIVREIANFMLLRGNVGRPGAGLCPVRGHSNVQGDRTVGIDEKAPLALLDALEKELGVPMPRRRGHNTVESVAAMLDGKAQAFIALGGNFMRATPDSPLIVKAFENQKLTVNIATKLNHSHLVPGETSFILPCLGRTEIDRNSSGRAQIVTVEDSMSMVHGSGGINSPASEALRSEVAIIAGIAEATLGNTAVDWKALADDYDLIRDMIERVIPGFENFNERVRVPRGFHLRNAAAEREWNTPANKATFYSGPLPEQTEHQKALKRDNLFVLQTLRSHDQYNTTIYGMDDRYRGVYGDRQVLFMNPADMEALGAHSRQRVDVIGEYGDGMERIARNFRLVPYNIPKGSIGGYYPELNVLVPLSSYGEGSFTPTSKSVLVSVRLRPDAK; encoded by the coding sequence ATGAGCAAGAAGGGTTTCATCGGCAAGGCATCGAATGCTGCAGGCGGTTGGGGTGCTTTGAAAAGTGTAGGCAAACGCCTGCTCGAATCCGGAGCACCGATGTCCGGCGCACGAACGCTGTTGAAAACCAACCAGCCGGATGGGTTTGACTGCCCGGGCTGCGCCTGGGGTGACCCGGAGCATGGATCGTCTTTCGAGTTCTGCGAAAACGGTGTCAAAGCCGTTTCCTGGGAGGCGACGGAAGCGCGGGTACCCCCGGACTTCTTCGCCAGCCACACCGTGTCGGCGCTGCGCGGCTGGTCGGACTACGATCTGGAAAAGCAGGGCCGCCTCACCCATCCCATGCGCTTTGACCGGGCAAGCGACAGATACCTGCCCGTGTCATGGGAGGAGGCCTTCACCAAAATCGGCGGCATCCTCAAGGGTCTCGACAGCCCGGACCGCGCTGAGTTCTATACGTCAGGCCGCGCCTCCAACGAGGCGGCATTTCTCTATCAGTTGATGGTGCGTCTTTACGGGACCAATAATTTTCCCGACTGCTCGAACATGTGTCACGAAGCCAGCGGCGTCGGCCTGAAAGACGCAATCGGTGTCGGCAAGGGCACGGTGCTGCTTGAGGATTTCGAAAAGACAGATGCCATTTTTGTCATCGGCCAAAATCCGGGCACGAACCATCCCCGTATGCTGGGTGACCTGCGGCGCGCAGCCCTTCGCGGCGCCCGCATCGCCGTCTTCAACCCTATCCGGGAAAAGGGGCTGGAGCGCTTTGCCGACCCGCAGGACAAGATCGAGATGATCACCGGCGGCAGCACCAAAATCGCGACCAATTATTATCAGCCGCGCCAGGGAGGCGACATGGCTGCGGTGCGCGGCATGAGCAAGGCGGTCTTTGCTGCCGACGAAGCTGCAAGGGCGGCCGGCAAGCCTGCGATCATCGATTATGCCTTCCTTGCCGAACACACGGCGCAATTTGAAGATTATCGCGCTGCCGTCGAAGCGACGAACTGGGAGAGCATCCTAGACCAGTCCGGGCTGACGCGCGAGCAGATCGAGGAGGCCGCCTCCATCTACATGGAAGCCGGTTCCGTCATCGCCACCTGGGCCATGGGGGTTACCCAACACCGCCACTCGGTTCTCATCGTGCGAGAAATCGCCAACTTCATGTTGCTGCGCGGCAATGTCGGACGCCCAGGCGCCGGTCTTTGCCCCGTGCGCGGCCACTCCAACGTACAGGGCGACCGCACGGTCGGCATCGATGAGAAAGCGCCGCTGGCCCTCCTCGACGCGCTTGAGAAGGAACTCGGCGTGCCCATGCCACGTCGGCGGGGCCACAATACCGTCGAGTCCGTCGCGGCAATGCTGGATGGCAAGGCTCAGGCCTTTATCGCGCTCGGTGGAAATTTCATGCGGGCGACCCCTGATAGTCCGCTGATCGTCAAGGCCTTCGAAAATCAGAAGCTCACGGTCAACATCGCCACCAAGCTTAACCATTCACATCTGGTTCCGGGCGAAACCTCATTCATTCTGCCCTGCCTCGGACGGACGGAAATCGACCGCAACTCGTCAGGACGAGCGCAGATCGTCACGGTCGAGGATTCCATGAGTATGGTTCACGGTTCCGGCGGCATCAACTCACCCGCCTCCGAGGCACTCCGGTCGGAAGTCGCCATCATCGCGGGTATTGCCGAGGCGACGCTCGGCAATACGGCAGTCGACTGGAAGGCGCTTGCCGATGACTACGACCTCATTCGCGACATGATCGAGCGGGTCATTCCCGGCTTTGAAAATTTCAATGAACGCGTCCGCGTGCCGCGCGGCTTCCACCTGCGTAACGCGGCGGCGGAGCGCGAATGGAACACACCAGCGAACAAGGCCACCTTCTATAGCGGCCCTCTGCCCGAACAGACAGAACATCAAAAGGCGCTCAAGCGCGACAATCTCTTTGTGCTGCAGACCTTGCGTAGCCATGATCAATATAACACCACGATCTATGGCATGGATGACCGTTATCGCGGCGTCTACGGCGATCGCCAGGTCCTCTTCATGAACCCGGCTGATATGGAAGCGCTCGGCGCCCATTCGCGCCAGCGCGTCGACGTGATCGGTGAATATGGCGATGGCATGGAGCGAATTGCGCGGAATTTCCGGTTGGTGCCCTATAACATCCCGAAGGGCAGCATTGGCGGATACTATCCGGAACTGAATGTGCTGGTGCCGTTGTCGAGCTATGGCGAAGGCAGTTTCACGCCGACATCGAAATCGGTGCTGGTCTCGGTTCGCCTGCGGCCGGACGCTAAATAA
- a CDS encoding peptide deformylase produces the protein MAPRPILAYPHAGLSHICAPVTSFDEHLQALVTDLVDTMRAAPGVGITAAHIGVKQRVFVLELTPGTVLTYINAEILSRSPQTIRHVEGSVSMPGFTEEVERPGEIEVLFQDISGAEHRQAATGFHAVCIQHEIDQLDGIFWLKRLSKLKRDRLVKKWEKSRKA, from the coding sequence TTGGCACCAAGGCCTATCCTTGCCTATCCCCATGCGGGCCTGTCCCACATCTGCGCGCCGGTCACATCGTTTGATGAGCACTTGCAGGCGCTTGTAACGGACTTAGTCGACACGATGCGAGCAGCGCCCGGTGTTGGCATCACCGCCGCCCACATCGGGGTCAAGCAGCGCGTTTTCGTGCTGGAACTGACACCGGGAACGGTGCTCACCTACATCAACGCCGAAATCCTCAGCCGCTCGCCGCAGACCATAAGGCACGTAGAGGGAAGCGTTTCCATGCCGGGCTTTACGGAAGAGGTGGAGCGACCGGGCGAAATCGAGGTGCTGTTTCAGGACATTTCGGGCGCGGAACACCGGCAGGCCGCCACTGGCTTTCACGCCGTCTGCATCCAGCACGAGATCGACCAACTCGATGGCATTTTTTGGCTGAAACGCCTCTCTAAACTCAAGCGCGATCGGCTCGTGAAGAAATGGGAAAAATCGAGAAAGGCCTGA
- a CDS encoding DUF599 domain-containing protein gives MTVMDYISIIVFILLWAVYTHVTTGTRLFSRASLNQAMAERRRNWIMNSLKRDLKMIDTQIMAGLQNGTAFFASTSIFAIGGCFALLGATDQVESVFRDMPFVHYAGRTAFELKVIGLTCLFGYSFFKFGWSYRLFNYCTILFGAIPMVHDVGADREAAERAAENVIKMNIIAAKNFNDGLRTIFLSIGYLGWFISPYVFIASTVIIIVALLRRQFFSEARRAIMDENGP, from the coding sequence ATGACCGTCATGGACTACATCTCTATCATCGTTTTCATCCTGCTATGGGCGGTCTACACCCATGTGACGACGGGAACACGGCTGTTTTCACGCGCCAGCCTGAACCAGGCCATGGCTGAGCGGCGGCGAAACTGGATCATGAATTCGCTGAAGCGTGATCTCAAGATGATCGACACGCAGATCATGGCGGGTTTGCAGAACGGAACCGCCTTTTTCGCCTCCACCTCGATTTTCGCCATCGGTGGATGTTTCGCCCTTCTGGGGGCAACCGATCAGGTCGAATCGGTGTTTCGCGACATGCCTTTCGTCCATTATGCGGGGCGCACAGCCTTCGAACTGAAGGTTATCGGACTTACCTGTCTTTTCGGATATTCCTTCTTCAAGTTCGGGTGGTCCTACCGACTGTTCAATTATTGCACGATCCTGTTCGGCGCTATTCCCATGGTCCACGATGTCGGGGCCGACCGCGAAGCGGCGGAACGCGCGGCCGAAAATGTCATAAAAATGAACATTATTGCTGCCAAGAACTTCAATGACGGCCTGCGGACTATCTTTCTGTCCATTGGCTATCTCGGCTGGTTCATCAGCCCTTATGTTTTCATCGCGAGCACTGTCATCATCATCGTCGCCCTGTTGCGACGCCAGTTCTTCTCCGAGGCACGGCGCGCCATCATGGATGAAAACGGGCCTTGA
- the ccoO gene encoding cytochrome-c oxidase, cbb3-type subunit II, translating into MSILDKHGVIERNATLLLVGSLLVVSIGGIVEIAPLFYLENTIEKVEGMRPYTPLELAGRNIYIREGCYVCHSQMIRPFRDEVERYGHYSLAAESMYDHPFQWGSKRTGPDLARVGDRYSNEWHVQHLADPRSVVPESIMPSYAFLKTTALKVTDVDMELKANRAVGVPYSDEMIEKAGADMKAQADPNADTSELLARYPKAKVGDFDGDPAKLTEMDALVAYLQMLGTLVDFSTYDDAAGYR; encoded by the coding sequence ATGTCCATACTCGACAAACACGGCGTCATCGAACGTAACGCCACCTTGCTTCTGGTCGGCTCGTTGCTGGTCGTTTCCATCGGCGGCATCGTGGAAATCGCGCCGCTCTTCTACCTGGAAAACACCATCGAGAAGGTGGAAGGCATGCGGCCTTACACGCCGCTGGAGCTGGCCGGCCGCAACATCTACATCCGCGAAGGATGTTACGTCTGCCACAGCCAGATGATCCGTCCGTTCCGCGACGAGGTGGAGCGTTACGGGCACTACAGCCTGGCGGCAGAATCCATGTACGACCATCCGTTCCAGTGGGGTTCCAAGCGCACAGGGCCAGACCTTGCGCGCGTTGGTGATCGCTATTCGAACGAATGGCATGTGCAGCACCTCGCCGATCCGCGCTCGGTGGTGCCGGAATCGATCATGCCGTCCTACGCGTTCCTTAAGACGACGGCACTGAAGGTGACGGATGTCGACATGGAGCTGAAGGCAAACCGCGCGGTCGGCGTTCCCTATAGCGACGAGATGATCGAAAAGGCGGGCGCCGACATGAAGGCGCAGGCTGATCCGAATGCCGATACGAGCGAGCTTCTGGCGCGTTACCCGAAGGCGAAGGTCGGAGATTTCGATGGCGATCCGGCAAAGCTTACCGAAATGGATGCGCTGGTCGCCTATCTGCAGATGCTCGGCACGCTGGTCGATTTCTCGACCTATGACGATGCCGCCGGATATCGGTGA